GCCTATTGAAGATTCCAAATGCATAAATGCACAAATACAATTACAAACTCTTTGGTAAACTAACCCGAATCACTGAAATATCTTCTATGTGTGTCGTTTCATTAGTGTGCGAACCAGAATGCGAAAGTTTAACGGCATCCTTGTCGTTCAGATTGACATTAAAGAGGTAGAAAATGAGTCCATAAAGGGCTGGACCCAATCCGTTACAAAGACCACGAACTCCTGTGATCATTCcctgaaacaaacaaaaaataagttttcatccgacagaaatgagaaagagaCAAAAGGGTTTAACTTACTTGCACAAGCCCTTGCTTGTCGGCATCCGCGTGCATAGACACAAACGCAGAAATAGCTGGATACGAAATACTCGAGATAGCAGCTAAAACACCAGCAGACCACATCATCCTAACAAGAAAACATTCATTTAACATAAACAACTTAAAGTAGTTTATGGTCTTCTTTCTGTAAATCTAAAATAAtaggataaaataaatcaatttcttaCCACATTTGTGAACCAAAGCCGTACCAAGCCAACTGCAGCATCTCAAAAACTAATCCAATTAAAATCGTTGCTTTGGCTCCAACAGTTCTCATAAGCAGTCCTGAAAGTTCAAGTAATAGGTAAGAccgacggaaaaaaataaatactgaTAGAAATATTATATAGAACGAACCAAGAACTGCCGTCTGGGCGAAAACTGACAGTACCCCTACTACGGCAATGAAGGTTGCAACAGCTTCAGCTGAGAATCCCATAACCTGTaaatgtcaaaaagaaaaaatttgtcgttatgttcttatttaaaatgaaagaatattGATTAAGACAATTCTGAAACAAAGGATCGATATTGATTTCCATTTCCCAATGCGATAGATGTGAAATAAATTCGAGACCTCAACCATTTAtcaatttcttaatttctcAAATACCTTCCTTTCTCTCGATAGAATAGGAAACTTCAGTCTTGAGAAAAACTATGCATCATCACGTCGCAAGCAAGTATGATGCTATAAGATAAATTCCATAGCATAGTAGAACTCACCAGTTTCAGGTAGACGAAAAAACAGGAGTATTGGCCAGCTTCGggtaaataagaaagaaagacagtGACGCATAGCATCAAAATCGTGTTATCTTTGCCGACTTTTTTCAATGCCTAagggaagaaaatgtttttttttttttttaatcctgatttcttttctctttaattaAGAAAGAGGGTAAAACTGTACAGCAAAGGGATCCGCCTGTTCCCAGGAAATTGGTGCTCCCCACGATGAGGGGCGAACTTTCTCAGGCAATGACTCGGGAACAgcaactaaaatgaaaaatacgtCGAGAAGAGCAACGGCAGTTGCAATCGCTACTACTAAAGTTTCGCTGTATACACGGCCAAGATAAGCTCCCAATGCTGGTGATGTTACCAACGACGCAGCAAATGTTGCGGACACCTGAAAGGGAAAGAGTTATAAATGAGTGTTTGCCTAATACGGAATAATGAAACTTACCAGTCCGTATGCTGCACTACGTTCGCTTTCATCGGTGACATCAGCCACGTACGCAAATACGACGGAAAACGTTACAGCAAATACGCCACTTATGGAAATCATGGCGAAGTACCACCATGTGTTTATATGGATTAAAGGAATAGGAGCGCAAGTGAAGAACACTGTCACGACAAGGAAGAATTTTCTGCCCCATACGTCCGACAAGGCACCGACAAGTGGTGCACTTAGAAAGGAAAGCAATccctattttaaatttaaaaaagaagttggaagtgaaaaaggaaataaatttcactATAAAATATGCTAAGAATTAATTATGTTAttatgaattaatttaatattaaCACAGCAAAACAAATCACGAGTTGCTTTAAGACAAGTTCAATGCGttttcttagaaaaaagcTGCTTGGTAATCAGAGTCAACTAATTCCGTGGTAGAACTTTCACGTATCAGGAAGTAAACAAATTTACAAGCAGCCTGCACGAGTGCACGACATGTTATCGAACCTTACCTACGATtcgtgaaaataataaaaaaaaaagattgaatatttttttttttttttttttgcattaagATGTGTGGCCTACAGGAATACATATGTGCAGAGACACTTTCAGAGGATGACAGGTATATAAACTTGCTAGAGATAgtaaacacaaaacaagagaaagtGGCCTCAGGCAAAAGGCTTAAGTGGGTTGTGTTCCCTGCCAGAGCTTCAATCTAAGCTTTCACTATTTTCTCCCATATAGGTTAAGGGGTAAGTGGAGCAAAATACTTAAAGGCACTAGCTTAATGCGCTTCACTTgatatattttgaaatttgcataCCTTGATTCCAACAATTAGTCCATTCATCAGAAATGTGTGATCAGGGAAAGTTTCATTTAAAACCTATGAAAACGATGAAAATGAGACAAAGCCTTTTAATGGTGGAAGAACTTTAACTTACTGTGATCATTGGAGTGGTAAGTAAACCCCAAGCGAAAAACTCCAGGAAGATGACCACCAATGCATGATAAAGACTTGGTTCCCCTATACCAGAACCCTTTAAAGAGAACATAACATTTGTTACAGTCCAGCCAGACACATATGTCAATAACAGAAACAAAATCTTAATTAAAGGTGACAGGGCCACAAGTTGTTCAAGAGAGAATTGATAAACAGCAATAGCAACTTACAGTGATGAGGCCGtccttgaaaaagtttttccggCCCCTTGTGAGCatagaagaaactttttttgagCTCCTTCCGGGCATTTTAGTACGATTACGCTCAATTTTAATCATCCAGCTCTGACATATAATTGACAACGTAACTAAAACTATacagaataacaaaaaagggggcctTTTAGATTGGAACTCTACAATCCATGACAGTCCAACTTTTTTGGAATGAAGCAACTGCTGCTAACTACAGGCTAGACCATTCTCTCAGTCTTGTTCTTGTTCAGCCTTGGCAACAACGTTGCCagtccatttttctttctctttcctatgtttgtttgttgtaaaCATTATAATAGCACGTAAGGGCCGACCAACCACCAAAAAGAACCGGAAAAAGTAATTTCTTTGTCAGTTATTAAAGAATTGTTTGCGGCCTTTCTTAAATGTCACCTTTTGACATGCATGGAAGACCCGTTCACGTTTATGGAGACACCCAAGAATGACACgtaaagaaaggaaaacatgcTGACACTTCCAGCTTGGTCTGCTTGTTATCGGATATGCACAATGAAGTGAATGACCTCTCGTCAATATAATgcaatttataaattaaatgcATTAAGGCACGTTCGCCCACCGTTtgaaataatgatgatgaaaccGGGCTGGCCCAAAATGTGCAAGGAATTTTCACAACTTGAATTAGTAATTAACATCGCATTATTAAACTGACATCGCAATACGAAATACAAGATCGGAAGATTTACCATGAGTGAGTAAGGACGTTCACTTTTCTTAtcagttgtttgttgttgtctttctgGAGCAGAAGATTCCACGGTTTCAATAACATCCATTTCGTGTTAAACAAAAACTTAACTACGTTAAGTTAGATGGTAAGAGAAAATCACCATACGGACGCACATACGGACGTCACTGAACGGCTCCCGCACGAACTGCCAACAACACGAGAAATCTCAACTGCCGCCGCAAGCCATCAGCTGAATGGTAGCAAGAATTTTTTGGAGCCAAGCCGTTGTATACCGACAGCCAGACCCAACTCAACTATTAATAGACAGATGCCCCTCAGCAACAGGGTCGCAATCTTGATAGATCATTGGCGCCGGGACATCCACATGCAGTATCCCGCTGACAAACAGCCCATCTCTGCGCTATGTTCCTATCACACTGAGTGCACGAGCACTTCAAAGTATGTAAGACAGGAccttggcgaaaaaaaaagacgacgaacTAACACAGCTGGAAGTTCAAACAATACTGGCGCTACAGTTTAGATTCCAGTAGGCGATTGATTATACTGTCCACGATGCCTTCCAAGTGCGTGAACTGTGACGTCATATTCTCACTGCGTCAATGACATGTTGCCGTGTAAATGATCTTGACTGAGCACAAGATGGTAAGCATGTCTGTTTGATAGATGGGTTGCAATCTaagtttattgtttttttttttctggcaacACGTCGACCCAGCAGTCACATACACactacaaataattaaaagtcGGATTATTGCATCGGCTTCCAGTACTTGctttttttcgaattgttTGGGATATATGAAGGATATGAAGGAAGCCCCAATACAAACTATCGACGGAAGGCATGAGGGAAATAACAGATGGGTCTCAGGGAAATAAACATTTGCAATATCTTTAACCGGATGGATACAGATTACAGTCTATCATCAAATAGCATCACACAGTTCGAAGGTATTTTTAAGCACTTCACAAACCGCCCTTAACATTTTATTGCTAGTTATAAAAGGCGCACAGGATTCAAAGGAgtcaacaaatttcaaatgcggTAGCAAGTCaattaaagttttaaaatctaaAGCAACAcgataaaaattaagaaaaaaacggtCAAAAGCGTGATTCAGGAAGATTTTCACTCGGTACCGATCACTTCTGAGGAACCAGCGACTGCCATCGATTCAACAAAGCTTATGACTTCCTTGTAAACGAGTTCTGTTCAAGAGAAGACACATATGAATACAGATTGATAGCGCATCAAACTTGAATTGTCTATatgcagattttttaaatttaaatacgaCCTTTTCTATTACTATTCTAATGTTGCAAATTTACTTTACATGGACTAAAGAACTACTGCCATTTCATTAATAGATGACAAAAGTGTTCcaagttttttcaaaagtgatttcattaaaaaatgaaccatACCTTTCCATTCTTCAACTGTGAGGTCCATGTCTTCAAACGACTGGTCGTAAGGATGGGACGTGGGCTCATCACTTGGATCGGCGTATTGAGCCAAATATGGATGTGCCAAAGCTTCTTCGGCGTTAATTCGCTTGTCTGCATCAAGCTCAAGAGTTTTCTCCAATAAATCAATCGCTATTTCAAGAAatgatcaaacaaaattttaaatcagaaCGTGAGATATAACACGATCACGCCACAAACGATTACCTAAAGGGCTGGCGCCTTTGAAAACTTGTTTAAAATCTTTCCTTTTCATCGGTGGAAGTGAGCGGATGTAGTTTCTTGCCTGTATCAGgataaaacattttacaatTGAAGAAATCTAATTATCACGTAGAAAGAAACTGGCGAAAAAATGAGCGACATGTACGTCTTGACTTGGCAATAACAAAAGCTTAATCAAGAACGTAAATTAGCACAACAAAAAGCAAGTATCGACATTCGACAATGAGGATCATACGTATGTTGATACGTTAGAAAAGCATTCATTCACATTAACAGCTTAAAACGGCCGGAGAAGAAATGCTAAAAAATTTTGGAATCGCCTTTAATGCTTTCAAGCAAGCGACCTGGTTTACAGATTTAAGTGCATTCACACTGAAATGAAGATTCCCATCGTGTAACGCAGAaggcgtgaaaataaaattgaaaaaaaaaagaaaaaaaagaaaaagactgaGTAGAAAATGGCTTGCCGACTTACTTCCTCACTAgagatttttgaaagaaactcGTCGTCGGGTTTGCCACATAGCCAGAGGATGCGGGTTAGCTGGTCGATGTCTATTTCAATAATGCGTGAGTCAAGGTGTTCTTGAAATGTCAAATAAGGATCGTCAATGTCTTAATGCACACACCGATCAAAACATGGCCATCTTTATCAAAAGCTATCTAACTCTTCCCCCgatattctatttttttctgtacgTGCCCTGGTCATGCAGCTGTAAGATTAGTTCACTCGGTGCAAAATAGGTTAATTCGGGAATTACATTTATCAGAGTAATAGAACCTGAGATACCTCTTCACTGCCCAGCTTAACCAACAGCTCAACATTTGGCGTCCCCGTTAGTGCCATGATACGCATCAGTTGATCGATGTCTATGGGTTCCAATCAAGAAGGATAGGTAAAAgtcaacagaaaataatagGGAAAAGAAACCAAGTCCCAATAGTGAAAGAAACGTAAGGAAgtttcagaagaaaaattccaaacgCGATGAAGTTCAAGCCGACTGAAGGCAAGCTTAATGTCAACGATATGACAACAGAAGCGCACATTTGCGAGGACTAGAAAAGACTATCGCATTACAAAAGACGAACGCAATACAAAAACTACAACTATGCAAACTACGAACTACAGAGGAAAAAACGTTACATTTACGTGCAGCCCATACATCAAGCGGAAAATATAAGCGTGAGTGTGAAGCCGGAAGAAACTAATAATTACCGAATCACTGCTGATTTTGTCCATAAATTCTTCTGATGGTTTACCCAAAAGTTCCATGATTAGGTTCAGTTGTTGAATGTCTATGATAGTGCGGcgaagaggaggagaagggAACGTTGGGTCAAGGTTTAATAAAAGCTCAAAAACGCATTTTCAAACCTGATCATAACTAAGCTATCCATG
This DNA window, taken from Daphnia pulex isolate KAP4 chromosome 2, ASM2113471v1, encodes the following:
- the LOC124210472 gene encoding hippocampus abundant transcript 1 protein-like isoform X5; translated protein: MDVIETVESSAPERQQQTTDKKSERPYSLMGSGIGEPSLYHALVVIFLEFFAWGLLTTPMITVLNETFPDHTFLMNGLIVGIKGLLSFLSAPLVGALSDVWGRKFFLVVTVFFTCAPIPLIHINTWWYFAMISISGVFAVTFSVVFAYVADVTDESERSAAYGLVSATFAASLVTSPALGAYLGRVYSETLVVAIATAVALLDVFFILVAVPESLPEKVRPSSWGAPISWEQADPFAALKKVGKDNTILMLCVTVFLSYLPEAGQYSCFFVYLKLVMGFSAEAVATFIAVVGVLSVFAQTAVLGLLMRTVGAKATILIGLVFEMLQLAWYGFGSQMWMMWSAGVLAAISSISYPAISAFVSMHADADKQGLVQGMITGVRGLCNGLGPALYGLIFYLFNVNLNDKDAVKLSHSGSHTNETTHIEDISVIRALPGPPFVFGSFLVVCALLVAFFIPEGPLGSTLKSNARRSSGGPTSVPLMHPLSLEEEIAAL
- the LOC124210472 gene encoding hippocampus abundant transcript 1 protein-like isoform X2; the protein is MIKIERNRTKMPGRSSKKVSSMLTRGRKNFFKDGLITGSGIGEPSLYHALVVIFLEFFAWGLLTTPMITVLNETFPDHTFLMNGLIVGIKGLLSFLSAPLVGALSDVWGRKFFLVVTVFFTCAPIPLIHINTWWYFAMISISGVFAVTFSVVFAYVADVTDESERSAAYGLVSATFAASLVTSPALGAYLGRVYSETLVVAIATAVALLDVFFILVAVPESLPEKVRPSSWGAPISWEQADPFAALKKVGKDNTILMLCVTVFLSYLPEAGQYSCFFVYLKLVMGFSAEAVATFIAVVGVLSVFAQTAVLGSFYIIFLSVFIFFRRSYLLLELSGLLMRTVGAKATILIGLVFEMLQLAWYGFGSQMWMMWSAGVLAAISSISYPAISAFVSMHADADKQGLVQGMITGVRGLCNGLGPALYGLIFYLFNVNLNDKDAVKLSHSGSHTNETTHIEDISVIRALPGPPFVFGSFLVVCALLVAFFIPEGPLGSTLKSNARRSSGGPTSVPLMHPLSLEEEIAAL
- the LOC124210472 gene encoding hippocampus abundant transcript 1 protein-like isoform X1; this translates as MIKIERNRTKMPGRSSKKVSSMLTRGRKNFFKDGLITGSGIGEPSLYHALVVIFLEFFAWGLLTTPMITVLNETFPDHTFLMNGLIVGIKGLLSFLSAPLVGALSDVWGRKFFLVVTVFFTCAPIPLIHINTWWYFAMISISGVFAVTFSVVFAYVADVTDESERSAAYGLVSATFAASLVTSPALGAYLGRVYSETLVVAIATAVALLDVFFILVAVPESLPEKVRPSSWGAPISWEQADPFAALKKVGKDNTILMLCVTVFLSYLPEAGQYSCFFVYLKLVMGFSAEAVATFIAVVGVLSVFAQTAVLGSFYIIFLSVFIFFRRSYLLLELSGLLMRTVGAKATILIGLVFEMLQLAWYGFGSQMWMMWSAGVLAAISSISYPAISAFVSMHADADKQGLVQGMITGVRGLCNGLGPALYGLIFYLFNVNLNDKDAVKLSHSGSHTNETTHIEDISVIRALPGPPFVFGSFLVVCALLVAFFIPEGPLGSTLKSNARRSSGPTETPVDGNVGGPTSVPLMHPLSLEEEIAAL
- the LOC124210472 gene encoding hippocampus abundant transcript 1 protein-like isoform X4, producing MDVIETVESSAPERQQQTTDKKSERPYSLMGSGIGEPSLYHALVVIFLEFFAWGLLTTPMITVLNETFPDHTFLMNGLIVGIKGLLSFLSAPLVGALSDVWGRKFFLVVTVFFTCAPIPLIHINTWWYFAMISISGVFAVTFSVVFAYVADVTDESERSAAYGLVSATFAASLVTSPALGAYLGRVYSETLVVAIATAVALLDVFFILVAVPESLPEKVRPSSWGAPISWEQADPFAALKKVGKDNTILMLCVTVFLSYLPEAGQYSCFFVYLKLVMGFSAEAVATFIAVVGVLSVFAQTAVLGLLMRTVGAKATILIGLVFEMLQLAWYGFGSQMWMMWSAGVLAAISSISYPAISAFVSMHADADKQGLVQGMITGVRGLCNGLGPALYGLIFYLFNVNLNDKDAVKLSHSGSHTNETTHIEDISVIRALPGPPFVFGSFLVVCALLVAFFIPEGPLGSTLKSNARRSSGPTETPVDGNVGGPTSVPLMHPLSLEEEIAAL
- the LOC124210472 gene encoding hippocampus abundant transcript 1 protein-like isoform X6 codes for the protein MIKIERNRTKMPGRSSKKVSSMLTRGRKNFFKDGLITGSGIGEPSLYHALVVIFLEFFAWGLLTTPMITVLNETFPDHTFLMNGLIVGIKGLLSFLSAPLVGALSDVWGRKFFLVVTVFFTCAPIPLIHINTWWYFAMISISGVFAVTFSVVFAYVADVTDESERSAAYGLVSATFAASLVTSPALGAYLGRVYSETLVVAIATAVALLDVFFILVAVPESLPEKVRPSSWGAPISWEQADPFAALKKVGKDNTILMLCVTVFLSYLPEAGQYSCFFVYLKLVMGFSAEAVATFIAVVGVLSVFAQTAVLGLLMRTVGAKATILIGLVFEMLQLAWYGFGSQMWMMWSAGVLAAISSISYPAISAFVSMHADADKQGLVQGMITGVRGLCNGLGPALYGLIFYLFNVNLNDKDAVKLSHSGSHTNETTHIEDISVIRALPGPPFVFGSFLVVCALLVAFFIPEGPLGSTLKSNARRSSGGPTSVPLMHPLSLEEEIAAL
- the LOC124210472 gene encoding hippocampus abundant transcript 1 protein-like isoform X3, whose protein sequence is MIKIERNRTKMPGRSSKKVSSMLTRGRKNFFKDGLITGSGIGEPSLYHALVVIFLEFFAWGLLTTPMITVLNETFPDHTFLMNGLIVGIKGLLSFLSAPLVGALSDVWGRKFFLVVTVFFTCAPIPLIHINTWWYFAMISISGVFAVTFSVVFAYVADVTDESERSAAYGLVSATFAASLVTSPALGAYLGRVYSETLVVAIATAVALLDVFFILVAVPESLPEKVRPSSWGAPISWEQADPFAALKKVGKDNTILMLCVTVFLSYLPEAGQYSCFFVYLKLVMGFSAEAVATFIAVVGVLSVFAQTAVLGLLMRTVGAKATILIGLVFEMLQLAWYGFGSQMWMMWSAGVLAAISSISYPAISAFVSMHADADKQGLVQGMITGVRGLCNGLGPALYGLIFYLFNVNLNDKDAVKLSHSGSHTNETTHIEDISVIRALPGPPFVFGSFLVVCALLVAFFIPEGPLGSTLKSNARRSSGPTETPVDGNVGGPTSVPLMHPLSLEEEIAAL